From the genome of Streptomyces sp. V2I9:
AGCGGCGCCGCCCGGTTCTCGCAACCGTGCGAGAGGGACCGCCCGCGCAGCCTCCGGGGGCGGCTTCGCGTCGTCCGGAGCCCGCCGGTGAGGTGCGAAGGGCCCGCCCGGCTGTTTGTGGCCGCCCGCCGGGCGTCCTCGGAGCCCGCGGTGCGGCGGGCCGGGCGTCGGACGGTGACCGGTGGGAACTCCCCGGCCGCGGCGGCCGACTACTGGAAGGACGGCAGACAGGTCCTGGGCCCGTAAGGAGACCGCGAGGCATGCACTGGTACGAGGACGACGCGCTCTGGTCCGATTTCGCCCCGACGATGTTCCCGCCCGCGCGGGCCGAGTCGGCGGCCGCCCTGGTCGCCGACTCTCCCCTGCTGGACTTCCCGCCCGGCACGAGGGTGCTGGACCTGTGCTGCGGGCCGGGCCTCTTCGTGGTGCCGCTGGCCGCACGGGGGTACGAGGTGACGGGGGTCGATCTCTCGCCCTCGATGCTGGAGAGGGCCCGTGCCGCCTGCGACGCGGCGGGGGCGAAGGCGCGGCTGGAGCGCGCCGACATGCTCACGTACCGGGAGCCGGAAGCCTTCGACGTGGTGCTGAACGTCTTCACCTCCTTCGGCTACTTCGACGCGGCCGAGGACAACCTGCGGGTGCTGCGCAACGCGTACGACAGCCTCGCGCCGGGCGGTCGGCTCCTGGTGGACGTGATGGGCAAGGAAGTGCTGGCCGGGTGGATCGGCCGGCCCGAGGCGGTCGATCTGCCGGACGGCTCCTACGTCGTCCAGCGTGACACCGTCCTCGACAGCTGGCGGCGGCTGCGCACCGACTGGACGCTGGTGCGCGGCACGACGGCGCGGACGGCCTCCATCACCTCCTGGCTCTACTCGGCGGCCGAGCTGCACGCCCTCTTCGAGGAGGCGGGCTTCACCGGCGTGGAGTGCTTCGGCGGTTTCGACGCGTCCGGCTACGACCAGCGTGCGGACCGGCTCGTCGTCCGCGGGCGGCGCGCATGAGGACCGGCCCCGGCACCCGCCCGCGCTCCGCACCGGGGCCCCGGCCCGCCCCCGCTCCCCACGACGCCCCGGAGCCCCACGGCGGCTCCGGACCCCGGATCGCCCCCGCGGTGATCCACGAGCACATCACCGACGCGATCAAGGCCCCGGACCTGATCCGGCTGACCGGCGACGTGGTCCTCGCCCGCTTCGAGACGATGAAGGTGTACGCCGCGCTCGGCGCGGTCCGCTCGCTGCTGCGCCGGGGCCGGGTGGTGCCCGGGCAGACCCTGGTGGACAGCTCCAGCGGGATCTACGCGCTGGCCCTCGCCATGGCCTGCCACCGCTACGGACTGCGCTGCCGCATCGTCGCCTCCACCACCGTGGACGCCGCCATGCGGGCGCAGTTGGAGATCCTCGGCGCGACGGTGGACGCCATGCCGCCCTCTCGGAGCCTGCGCCTGGACCAGGAGTCGCGCGTACGCCACGTTCGCCGGCTGCTGGCCGAGCGGCCGGACTTCCACTGGATGCGGCAGTACCACGACGGGATCCATCACGAGGGCTACCGGGAGTTCGCGGACCTGCTGACCGAGGCGCTGCCCGAGGGCCCGCTGACGGTGGTCGGCGCGGTGGGCACGGGCGCGTCGACCGGCGGACTGGCCCGCGCGCTGCGGGAGTCGGGGCGGTCGGTGCGGCTGGTGGGCATCCAGCCCTTCGGCAGCGTGACCTTCGGAAGTGAGCGGTTCGAGGACCCGGAGGCGATCATCGCGGGCATCGGCAGCTCGATCCCGTTCGGGAACGTCCGCCACGAGCTGTACGACACCGTCCACTGGCTCGACTTCCGTCATGCGATGGCCGGAGCCGTCGGACTGCTGCGCGAACACGCGGTGTTCGCGGGCCTGTCCACCGGGGCGGCCCACCTCACGGCGTCCTGGGAGGCGGCCCGTGCCCCCGGCCGGCTGCATCTGGTGCTCGGCGCCGACACCGGACACCGCTACGCGGAGCGGGTGTTCGCCCGGCACGCCGAGGCGCTGGACCCGGCCGGGCTGCGGCCCCGGACGATCACCTCGCCGGCCGGCCTGCGACCGCCGTGGTCCGTGATGGAGTGGGCGGGACGTGCCGCTCCGAGCGCCGCCCGGACAGCCGGGGAGGACGAGGACGCCGAGGGCGACGAGGCCGCCGGGCCGGCCGGGCCCGCCGCCGGCGCCAGGGCGACCGCCGAGGGCGGAGCCCCCTCCCCCGTACCGACCGTGGAGCTGCTGTCATGACGATCGCCGCACTGGAATCCCTCTCCTTCGGCCTGGGCCGGATGGCGGAGGCCGCCGCCGGGGCGGGGCACCGGCTGTGTCTGCTGACCGGCGACCGCTCCGTCTACCGGCACGAGTTGGCGGTCCTGCCGCCGGACGCGCTGGACGTCGTGGACGTGGACACGAACGATCCCGAGGCCGTCCGCCGGGCGCTGGCCGCCGTGCCGGACCTGGCGGGGCTGATCAACACGACGGACACCTGGAGCGTGCCGGCCGCGGAGCTGGCCGCCGGACTCGGGCTGCCCGGCGCCGATCCCGCGGCCGTACGGCTGCTGCGCGACAAGCGCCGGGTCCGGGAGGCCCTGTACACGCACGGGCTGAGCCGCGGGACGGCCACGGCCGTCCCGCCGGGCCCCGAGGGCGCGGGGGAAGTGCTGCGGGCGGTGGGGCTGCCCGCGGTCCTGAAGGACTCGGCGGGCACGTCGTCCCGCCATGTGTGGATCGCGCACGACGAGGAGGCCCTGCACCGGGCCCTGGCGGAGGCGGGTGAACGGCGCCTGACGGGCACGTTGTTCGCCGAGGCGTTCCTCGCCGGTCCGCTGTACAGCGCGGAGACCCTCAGCTGGGACGGGACCACCCGGCTGCTCGGGGTGCTGAGCCGTCAGACGTCACGGGCGGCGGTGGTACGGGAGGAGGCGGCGGCGTTCCCGGTGGCGCTGCCCGAGGAGGAGCGGGCCGGGATCGAGGCGTGGGTGGGGCGGGTCCTGGCGGCGGCGGGACACGAACGGGGTTTCGCCCATGTGGAGTTCGTGCTGACGACGGACGGCCCGGAACTGGTGGAGATCAACCGCAGGATCGGCGGGGCGCTGGTCGGCGAGGTGCTGTGCCGCACGCTGCGGACCAACGTCTACACGGCGATGGCGGACGAGGCGCTGGGCCGCCGCCCGGAGCTGCTGGACGCCCCGCTGGACCCCGCGGGACCGGCGTACGGCTTCGTCCTGGTGTACGCCGAACGGCCCGGAGTGCTCACGGGCTGGCTCGGCCTCGACGAACTCGGGGCGTTCCCCGGAGCGGTGGAGTGGTTCCCGGTCCGCGAGCCGGGCGAGAGCGTGCTGCACGTGGGCGACCAGCGCGGCTGTACGGGGATGGTGCTGGCAAAGGGCGCGACGGCGGAGCTGGCCCTGCACCGGGCGTGGAGCGCGGCCGTCCGGGTCCGGCCCGTGATCGCGGACGGGCCGTGAGGGCGGAGCCCTCGGGCGGGAGGCTCCCCGGCGGGTGCGAGGCGTCGGTCGGCAGGCGCGAGGCGTCGGCCGGCGGGTGGCCCTCCGGAGGGCCGGGTGAGCGTTGAGGGGACCGCCGCGCGGGCCCGGTTCACCGGCCCGCAGGGCTGCCTGCTGGCGGGCTCGTTCCTGATCACGCTGGGCAGCTTCGCCGTGCTGCCCTACATGTCGGTGCTGCTGCACCAGCGGCTCGGTCTCGGGCTCGGC
Proteins encoded in this window:
- a CDS encoding class I SAM-dependent methyltransferase, which produces MHWYEDDALWSDFAPTMFPPARAESAAALVADSPLLDFPPGTRVLDLCCGPGLFVVPLAARGYEVTGVDLSPSMLERARAACDAAGAKARLERADMLTYREPEAFDVVLNVFTSFGYFDAAEDNLRVLRNAYDSLAPGGRLLVDVMGKEVLAGWIGRPEAVDLPDGSYVVQRDTVLDSWRRLRTDWTLVRGTTARTASITSWLYSAAELHALFEEAGFTGVECFGGFDASGYDQRADRLVVRGRRA
- a CDS encoding pyridoxal-phosphate dependent enzyme, producing MRTGPGTRPRSAPGPRPAPAPHDAPEPHGGSGPRIAPAVIHEHITDAIKAPDLIRLTGDVVLARFETMKVYAALGAVRSLLRRGRVVPGQTLVDSSSGIYALALAMACHRYGLRCRIVASTTVDAAMRAQLEILGATVDAMPPSRSLRLDQESRVRHVRRLLAERPDFHWMRQYHDGIHHEGYREFADLLTEALPEGPLTVVGAVGTGASTGGLARALRESGRSVRLVGIQPFGSVTFGSERFEDPEAIIAGIGSSIPFGNVRHELYDTVHWLDFRHAMAGAVGLLREHAVFAGLSTGAAHLTASWEAARAPGRLHLVLGADTGHRYAERVFARHAEALDPAGLRPRTITSPAGLRPPWSVMEWAGRAAPSAARTAGEDEDAEGDEAAGPAGPAAGARATAEGGAPSPVPTVELLS
- a CDS encoding ATP-grasp domain-containing protein is translated as MTIAALESLSFGLGRMAEAAAGAGHRLCLLTGDRSVYRHELAVLPPDALDVVDVDTNDPEAVRRALAAVPDLAGLINTTDTWSVPAAELAAGLGLPGADPAAVRLLRDKRRVREALYTHGLSRGTATAVPPGPEGAGEVLRAVGLPAVLKDSAGTSSRHVWIAHDEEALHRALAEAGERRLTGTLFAEAFLAGPLYSAETLSWDGTTRLLGVLSRQTSRAAVVREEAAAFPVALPEEERAGIEAWVGRVLAAAGHERGFAHVEFVLTTDGPELVEINRRIGGALVGEVLCRTLRTNVYTAMADEALGRRPELLDAPLDPAGPAYGFVLVYAERPGVLTGWLGLDELGAFPGAVEWFPVREPGESVLHVGDQRGCTGMVLAKGATAELALHRAWSAAVRVRPVIADGP